The following are encoded in a window of Hymenobacter volaticus genomic DNA:
- a CDS encoding malectin domain-containing carbohydrate-binding protein, with protein MLGSPSDGLYYGNSAIAAWTNSLLVVTLKAGTNTQPQLYQFKLNTDGITLAPSTLDQPNPRTFFSGDQALNGRLRDIAVSPDGQKIYLINNNFGGTDKDKIIVYTYAQNNPPNQAPVATAGPTQTITLPTSSTRLSGSGTDADGSIVGYSWTQVSGPNSASFSSPTEPAPTVSGLVAGTYVFSLVVTDNGGLRSPASQTTLIVNPATPTSGTALYRIHAGGDQVTTSLGPFAADRYASGGTTFTTDQPIAGTQDDALYQTERYGNAFSYAFPVSRGQQYQVVLHFAEVYATQAGQRVFDVAAEGNKVLDNYDIYSKVGAYTATTERFTVTVADDELNLDFSSLASEGGVDNAKVSAIEIYALGTTTPTAVLRLNAGSGQLTTSVGTFAADQYAAGGSVFSTDQAIAGTEDDALYQTERYGRFTYNLPVPNGQYTVKLHFAELYWNSTGQRVFDVAAEGRTVLNTYDIVKKVGPLTATIETFPVTVNDGQLTLAFTPGTGGVDQPKVSAIEVLEVAPTTVLRLKAGGDALNTSFGRFAADQFFAGGSDFATDQPIAGTEDDALYQTERYGNFVYSLPVPNGPYTVKLHFAELYWSAPGQRLFDVAAEGASVLRAYDIVKKVGPLTATTETFPVTVNDGVLSLAFAPGAAGVDQPKVSAIEVLSADQALPAVAARSSASPWQPFLWPNRRSTATKSNSFPTHLPMAASPSSCPLLFRVKSPTPWSLHWARL; from the coding sequence GTGCTCGGTAGCCCCTCCGACGGCCTCTACTATGGCAATAGCGCCATTGCAGCCTGGACCAACAGCCTGTTGGTGGTTACCCTGAAAGCGGGAACGAATACGCAACCGCAACTCTACCAGTTCAAGCTAAATACGGATGGCATCACCTTGGCGCCTTCCACGCTGGACCAACCGAATCCCAGAACGTTTTTCAGCGGCGACCAAGCCCTCAATGGTCGGCTCCGCGACATTGCCGTTTCCCCGGATGGGCAAAAGATCTACTTGATCAACAACAACTTTGGTGGAACGGACAAGGACAAGATCATTGTCTACACCTATGCGCAAAATAATCCTCCCAACCAGGCCCCGGTAGCCACCGCGGGCCCCACCCAAACGATTACCCTGCCCACGAGCAGCACCCGCCTGAGTGGCTCAGGCACCGATGCCGACGGCTCGATTGTTGGCTACAGTTGGACGCAAGTCAGTGGACCCAATTCGGCTAGCTTTTCCAGCCCCACCGAGCCCGCGCCCACTGTCAGCGGACTAGTAGCCGGCACGTACGTATTCAGCTTGGTGGTGACTGATAACGGTGGCTTGCGTAGCCCCGCCAGCCAGACCACGCTCATCGTTAACCCCGCTACCCCCACCAGTGGTACGGCCCTCTACCGCATCCATGCTGGCGGTGACCAAGTCACCACCTCCCTGGGTCCCTTCGCCGCCGATCGGTACGCCTCGGGCGGGACTACCTTCACCACTGACCAGCCTATTGCCGGCACGCAAGATGACGCCCTCTATCAGACCGAGCGTTACGGCAATGCCTTCTCCTATGCCTTCCCCGTCAGCCGCGGCCAGCAGTACCAGGTCGTGCTCCACTTTGCTGAGGTCTACGCCACCCAGGCCGGCCAGCGCGTCTTTGATGTAGCCGCGGAAGGCAATAAGGTGCTCGACAATTACGACATCTATAGCAAAGTAGGCGCCTACACCGCCACCACTGAGCGCTTCACGGTAACCGTAGCCGATGACGAACTCAATCTTGATTTTAGCTCGTTAGCCAGCGAAGGCGGAGTCGACAACGCCAAGGTCTCGGCCATTGAGATCTATGCTTTAGGCACCACTACCCCGACGGCCGTGCTGCGCCTCAACGCTGGCAGCGGCCAACTCACCACGAGCGTGGGCACTTTCGCCGCCGATCAGTACGCAGCGGGCGGCTCGGTCTTCTCGACCGACCAAGCCATTGCTGGTACTGAAGATGATGCCTTGTACCAAACGGAACGTTACGGGCGCTTCACCTACAATCTGCCTGTGCCCAACGGCCAGTACACCGTCAAGCTGCACTTCGCTGAACTCTACTGGAACAGCACCGGCCAGCGCGTGTTTGATGTGGCGGCCGAAGGCAGGACGGTGCTTAATACCTATGACATCGTCAAGAAAGTAGGGCCGCTGACGGCCACCATCGAAACCTTCCCCGTCACCGTCAATGACGGCCAGCTCACCTTAGCCTTTACTCCCGGCACCGGCGGCGTGGACCAGCCCAAGGTGTCGGCCATTGAGGTGCTGGAAGTGGCGCCGACGACGGTGTTGCGCCTTAAGGCCGGCGGGGACGCGCTGAATACCTCGTTCGGCCGCTTTGCTGCCGACCAGTTCTTTGCCGGCGGCTCCGACTTCGCCACCGACCAGCCTATTGCTGGTACTGAGGATGATGCCTTGTACCAGACCGAGCGTTACGGCAATTTCGTCTACAGCCTGCCCGTACCCAATGGCCCGTACACGGTTAAGCTGCACTTTGCTGAGCTGTACTGGAGTGCCCCGGGCCAGCGCCTGTTCGACGTCGCGGCGGAAGGTGCCTCGGTGCTCCGCGCCTACGACATTGTAAAAAAGGTAGGGCCGCTGACAGCTACCACCGAAACTTTCCCCGTCACTGTCAATGACGGCGTGCTCTCGTTGGCCTTCGCTCCTGGGGCAGCAGGCGTAGATCAGCCCAAAGTGTCAGCCATCGAAGTGCTGAGCGCAGATCAAGCCCTGCCAGCAGTTGCTGCCCGCTCTAGTGCGAGCCCCTGGCAACCGTTTCTTTGGCCAAACCGCCGGTCTACAGCGACCAAGTCAAACTCTTTCCCAACCCATCTGCCGATGGCCGCGTCACCGTCGAGCTGCCCGCTTCTTTTCAGGGTGAAATCACCTACACCTTGGTCTCTTCACTGGGCACGACTCTAA